One segment of Pyricularia oryzae 70-15 chromosome 3, whole genome shotgun sequence DNA contains the following:
- a CDS encoding mitochondria fission 1 protein, with amino-acid sequence MGTNLPYAIDAETPLQPAELAVLRAQYDKEGDMVGVQTKFNYAWGLVKSSTRSDQQLGVMLLSEIFRTSPERRRECLYYLALGNYKLGNYAEARRYNDLLLGKEPTNLQATNLRSLIDDKVAKEGLLGAAIIGGVAVAASVVGGILIRNMGRKR; translated from the exons ATGGGGACTAATCTTCCCT ATGCTATCGATGCGGAAAC GCCTCTTCAGCCGGCAGAGCTCGCTGTTCTGCGGGCGCAATACGACAAGGAGGGCGACATGGTTGGTGTGCAGACCAAGTTCAACTATGCTTGG GGCCTCGTCAAATCCAGTACGCGATCCGACCAGCAGCTGGGGGTCATGCTCCTCTCCGAAATATTCCGCACATCCCCCGAACGCCGCCGTGAATGCCTGTACTACCTCGCCCTGGGCAACTACAAACTCGGAAACTACGCAGAGGCGAGACGGTACAATGACTTGCTGCTCGGCAAGGAGCCGACGAACCTCCAGGCGACAAACCTGCGGTCTCTGATCGACGACAAGGTCGCCAAGGAGGGACTGTTGGGTGCTGCCATCATTGGTGGCGTTGCAGTTGCTGCCAGCGTCGTCGGTGGAATACTTATCAGGAACATGGGCAGGAAGAGGTAG
- a CDS encoding mitochondria fission 1 protein, variant, whose protein sequence is MMRSTDAIDAETPLQPAELAVLRAQYDKEGDMVGVQTKFNYAWGLVKSSTRSDQQLGVMLLSEIFRTSPERRRECLYYLALGNYKLGNYAEARRYNDLLLGKEPTNLQATNLRSLIDDKVAKEGLLGAAIIGGVAVAASVVGGILIRNMGRKR, encoded by the exons ATGATGAGATCAACAGATGCTATCGATGCGGAAAC GCCTCTTCAGCCGGCAGAGCTCGCTGTTCTGCGGGCGCAATACGACAAGGAGGGCGACATGGTTGGTGTGCAGACCAAGTTCAACTATGCTTGG GGCCTCGTCAAATCCAGTACGCGATCCGACCAGCAGCTGGGGGTCATGCTCCTCTCCGAAATATTCCGCACATCCCCCGAACGCCGCCGTGAATGCCTGTACTACCTCGCCCTGGGCAACTACAAACTCGGAAACTACGCAGAGGCGAGACGGTACAATGACTTGCTGCTCGGCAAGGAGCCGACGAACCTCCAGGCGACAAACCTGCGGTCTCTGATCGACGACAAGGTCGCCAAGGAGGGACTGTTGGGTGCTGCCATCATTGGTGGCGTTGCAGTTGCTGCCAGCGTCGTCGGTGGAATACTTATCAGGAACATGGGCAGGAAGAGGTAG
- a CDS encoding kinetochore protein SPC24, whose product MLLEEDPATLIRATVQNFAVTPDKAALKRLQDSTAVLNQARELRFREAESSLKKLSRQLNTVQSQYEELTSQHSSAAHASEMARLDTQKFRTAKAASDLEVETERLSSQAADLAARLQELELQGVEGEPSAADPVEDEVLLRLKVYRSLGIELEREGEEWSRAVIRNDRKGDVHVVNMDKKFSRFFYANYFWSTL is encoded by the exons ATGTTACTCGAAGAAGATCCTGCGACGCTCATCCGAGCAACCGTACAAAACTTCGCCGTCACGCCCGACAAGGCCGCACTCAAGCGCCTCCAGGACTCGACAGCGGTACTGAACCAGGCGCGAGAGCTGCGCTTCCGAGAAGCCGAGTCATCACTCAAGA AACTCTCACGGCAGCTCAACACTGTCCAATCGCAGTACGAGGAGCTCACATCTCAACACTCGTCTGCCGCGCACGCCTCGGAGATGGCGCGCCTCGACACGCAAAAGTTCCgcaccgccaaggccgcctcCGACCTCGAGGTCGAGACGGAGAGGCTCTCTTCCCAAGCGGCAGACCTCGCGGCGCGCCTACAGGAGCTAGAGCTGCAGGGCGTCGAGGGTGAGCCGAGCGCAGCCGATCCGGTCGAGGACGAGGTCCTCCTGAGACTCAAGGTGTACAGAAGTCTCGGCATAGAACTGGAACGCGAGGGTGAGGAGTGGAGTCGCGCCGTTATTCGGAACGACCGTAAGGGTGACGTCCATGTGGTCAACATGGACAAGAAGTTCTCAAGGTTCTTCTACGCCAACTACTTTTGGAGTACTCTATGA